One genomic segment of Sanyastnella coralliicola includes these proteins:
- a CDS encoding DUF1328 family protein, with protein sequence MLRWTFTFLIIAIIAAILGFGGIAAGAATIAKVIFFIALILLVVNILKKLVNG encoded by the coding sequence ATGTTAAGATGGACATTCACATTTCTAATTATTGCCATAATCGCTGCCATTCTGGGCTTTGGAGGAATTGCAGCTGGTGCCGCAACCATAGCTAAAGTTATTTTCTTTATCGCCCTAATACTTTTGGTGGTAAACATTCTAAAAAAATTAGTCAACGGATAA